GGACGCGGCCTACGACGACGCCGTCGCCCGGCTGAGCGCGATGACCGAGCAGCTGCAGGTGTCCGCGCCGGCCACGGTGGCCGCGTTCGACCGGCCCGCGCCCGAGTTCACGCGCAAGCGGTCGAAGGAGGACTTCCACGCGGCGGTCGAGAAGGCCGTGGAGGCGATCAAGGCCGGCGAAGCGTTCCAGATCGTGCCGTCGCAACGGTTCGAGATCCCCACCGCCGCCGACGCGCTCGACATCTACCGCGTGCTGCGGACGTCCAACCCGAGCCCGTACATGTACCTGCTGCGGCTCGAAGGCTTCGACATCGTCGGCTCCAGCCCGGAATCGCTCGTCACCGTGCGGGACGGCCGCGCGACCACGCACCCGATCGCGGGCACGCGCTGGCGTGGCGCCGACCCGGAGGAGGACGCGCAGCTGGCCAAGGACCTCCTCGCCGACGAGAAGGAGCGCGCCGAGCACCTGATGCTCGTCGACCTCGGCCGCAACGACCTCGGCAAGGTCTGCAAGCCGGGGACCGTGCGCGTCGTCGACTTCTTCCAGATCGAGCGCTACAGCCACGTCATGCACATCGTGTCGACCGTCACCGGTGAGCTGGCCGAGGGCAAGACGGCCTTCGACGCGGTCACGGCGTGTTTCCCGGCCGGGACGCTGTCCGGCGCGCCGAAGGTCCGCGCGATGGAGCTGATCGAGGAGCTCGAGCCGGTCCGCCGCGCGCTGTACGGCGGCGTCGTCGGCTACCTCGACTTCGCCGGCGACGCGGACACGGCGATCGCGATCCGCACGGCGCTGGTCAAGGACGGGATCGCGCACGTCCAGGCCGGCGGCGGGGTGGTCGCCGACTCGGTGCCGGACTACGAGGACACCGAGTCGCTGAACAAGGCCAGGACGGTGCTGTCGGCCGTGGCCGCCGCGCAGACGATGGCGGCGGCGGGCTCCCTCGACCCGGCCGCGGACACCGCCCATGTCTGAGTCGCCGGAAAAGCCGTCCCGGCGTCCACTGTGGATGATCGTGGTCGCGCTCCTGCTCGGCGCCCTCGCGCTGTGGGGTGCGTCACGGCTGACGTGGTTCGCGGAGTTCCGCGACGGCGGCGTCCGGGGGACCGTGCTCCACCGCGAGACCGGCGAGCAGCGGGCGACGGCGCTCGTGCCGCTGGCCCTGCTCGCCCTCGCCGGCGTGGCCGGGGTGATCGCGACCGGCGGCTGGGCGCGGCGCGTGCTGGGCGTCGTGCTCGCGCTGGCGGGCGTCGCCGCGGTCTGGGCCGGGGTGGCCGGGGTCCGGTTCTCCGGCTACGCGGACGGGCTGCCCGTCACCGAGATGCTGCTGGGCCGCGGCCTGGCTGTGCTGGGGGGAATGCTCGTCGCGGCCGGCGGGTTGGCAGCCGTCAAGGGCGCCGGGACGGCCGCGCGGCTGGGGGCCAGGTACGCGGCTCCGGCCACGCGCAAGAAGGCGCGTGACCCGGACGCCGAGCTGTGGGAAGCGCTGTCGGAAGGAGAAGATCCGACGGACGTCCGGGGGAGGCATTCGGAGTAACGCGCGCACCCGG
This genomic window from Amycolatopsis mongoliensis contains:
- a CDS encoding anthranilate synthase component I, giving the protein MVSTSSSKSGPGSVSPSRADFRALAESRRVIPVVRRVLADGETPIGVYRKLAADRPGTFLFESAENGASWTRWSFIGVRSPAALTVRAGKAVWTGTPPVGLPSEGNPLTVLRETIEALHTESLPGLPPLTGGMVGYIGYDSVRWLEKLPELAERDLDIPELTMLLATDLAAFDHHEGMVTLIANAVNWDDSPERVDAAYDDAVARLSAMTEQLQVSAPATVAAFDRPAPEFTRKRSKEDFHAAVEKAVEAIKAGEAFQIVPSQRFEIPTAADALDIYRVLRTSNPSPYMYLLRLEGFDIVGSSPESLVTVRDGRATTHPIAGTRWRGADPEEDAQLAKDLLADEKERAEHLMLVDLGRNDLGKVCKPGTVRVVDFFQIERYSHVMHIVSTVTGELAEGKTAFDAVTACFPAGTLSGAPKVRAMELIEELEPVRRALYGGVVGYLDFAGDADTAIAIRTALVKDGIAHVQAGGGVVADSVPDYEDTESLNKARTVLSAVAAAQTMAAAGSLDPAADTAHV
- a CDS encoding Trp biosynthesis-associated membrane protein: MIVVALLLGALALWGASRLTWFAEFRDGGVRGTVLHRETGEQRATALVPLALLALAGVAGVIATGGWARRVLGVVLALAGVAAVWAGVAGVRFSGYADGLPVTEMLLGRGLAVLGGMLVAAGGLAAVKGAGTAARLGARYAAPATRKKARDPDAELWEALSEGEDPTDVRGRHSE